One window of the Eucalyptus grandis isolate ANBG69807.140 chromosome 8, ASM1654582v1, whole genome shotgun sequence genome contains the following:
- the LOC104415645 gene encoding LOW QUALITY PROTEIN: bidirectional sugar transporter N3 (The sequence of the model RefSeq protein was modified relative to this genomic sequence to represent the inferred CDS: substituted 1 base at 1 genomic stop codon) encodes MDFSIFIFGILGNIVSFFVFLAPMPTFYRIYRNKSTEEFXSIPYLVALFSSMLWLYYAFLKGHSFLLITINSFGCVIEMVYIAIYIAYALTAARNSTIKLFALMNMGLFSLLILITHFIPNDDARAMVFGWICTTISVSVFAAPLSIVARVVRTKSVEFMPFSLSFFLTLSAIMWFGYGFFQKDWCIMIPNIVGFVLGLSQMVVYGYYRNNEVMDEKLPQHVAITVVRPPPGGVSEVRPVTDEISPPIDRGEARADEQQPQPSQLPKGAMEVVVSGDDLESDQPS; translated from the exons ATGGACTTCTCGATCTTCATTTTCGGTATCCTAg GAAACATTGTctccttcttcgtcttcttggcTCCAAt GCCGACATTTTACAGAATCTACAGGAACAAATCGACTGAGGAATTCTAATCAATACCATATTTGGTCGCTCTATTCAGCTCCATGCTCTGGCTTTACTACGCATTCCTCAAAGGACACTCCTTCCTTCTCATCACCATTAACTCCTTTGGATGTGTCATAGAGATGGTGTACATTGCCATCTACATTGCTTATGCGCTCACAGCTGCTAGG AACTCCACGATCAAGCTCTTTGCTCTGATGAACATGGGATTGTTCTCTCTCCTAATTCTCATCACGCACTTCATTCCGAACGATGATGCACGCGCCATGGTGTTCGGATGGATCTGCACGACAATTTCCGTGAGCGTCTTTGCTGCGCCGTTAAGCATTGTG GCACGAGTTGTGCGAACAAAGAGCGTGGAGTTCATGCCCTTCTCTCTGTCGTTCTTTCTAACTTTGAGCGCCATCATGTGGTTCGGCTACGGTTTCTTCCAAAAGGACTGGTGCATTATG ATACCGAACATCGTGGGCTTTGTCTTGGGACTGTCTCAGATGGTCGTGTACGGATACTACAGAAACAATGAGGTCATGGACGAGAAGCTCCCGCAACACGTCGCCATCACCGTCGTTCGCCCCCCACCAGGAGGAGTCTCTGAAGTCCGCCCTGTCACCGATGAAATCTCGCCCCCCATCGACCGCGGTGAAGCCCGAGCAGATGAGCAACAGCCACAGCCATCACAACTGCCGAAGGGTGCCATGGAAGTGGTAGTTTCTGGCGATGACCTGGAGTCTGATCAGCCAAGTTAA
- the LOC120287452 gene encoding bidirectional sugar transporter N3-like produces MDFLIFIFGILGNIVSLFVFFAPVPTFYRIYKEKSTEGFQSIPYLVALFSSMLWLYYAFLKGHSFLLITINSFGCVIEMVYIAIYIAYALRAARVRIDH; encoded by the exons ATGGACTTCTTGATCTTCATTTTTGGTATCCTAg GAAACATTGTCTCGCTCTTCGTCTTCTTTGCTCCGGT GCCGACATTTTACCGAATCTACAAGGAGAAATCGACCGAGGGTTTCCAATCAATACCGTATTTGGTCGCTCTATTTAGCTCCATGCTCTGGCTTTACTACGCATTCCTCAAAGGACACTCCTTCCTTCTCATCACCATTAACTCATTCGGATGCGTCATAGAGATGGTGTACATCGCCATCTACATTGCTTATGCGCTGAGAGCTGCCAGGGTACGTATTGATCATTAG